One Anguilla rostrata isolate EN2019 chromosome 15, ASM1855537v3, whole genome shotgun sequence genomic window carries:
- the olig1 gene encoding oligodendrocyte transcription factor 1 — MSSQTIPNIGDSSQLPSRQDQGRGELEDPGGEGYPTGQHGSSRGPLRIGGKPHRELSPMEQQELRRKINTRERRRMQDLNVAMDALREVMVPYSSPASQSHAHAALPGAPPGRRLSKISTLILARNYILLLSSSLQEMRRLLGEVSVGVGATPGPRLLLTGSWPFFTPSQLLLASDSLLTPTKCPLLPGPTEEPLLPPLQWGTAGGGAPGGQLCSCGVCRLPRFTHNGPVSRFPK; from the coding sequence ATGAGTAGCCAGACCATCCCAAACATCGGGGACTCGAGCCAGCTCCCCTCTCGACAGGACCAGGGCAGGGGGGAGCTGGAGGACCCGGGGGGCGAGGGGTACCCCACGGGCCAGCACGGGAGCAGCAGGGGGCCACTGAGGATCGGGGGGAAACCCCACAGAGAGCTGAGCCCCATGGAACAGCAGGAGCTGAGGAGGAAGATCAACAcccgggagaggaggaggatgcaGGACCTGAACGTCGCCATGGACGCGCTGAGGGAGGTGATGGTGCCGTACTCCTCCCCTGCCTCGCAGAGCCACGCCCACGCCGCCCTGCCCGGGGCCCCGCCCGGCCGTAGGCTCTCCAAGATCTCCACCCTCATCCTGGCGCGCAACTACATCCTGCTGCTGAGCTCGTCACTGCAGGAGATGCGCAGGCTGCTGGGGGAGGTGAGCGTGGGCGTGGGGGCCACGCCCGGACCCAGGCTCCTGCTCACGGGGAGCTGGCCCTTCTTCACCCCCAGCCAGCTGCTCCTGGCCTCCGACTCCCTCCTTACCCCCACCAAGTGCCCCCTGCTGCCCGGCCCCACCGAAGagcccctgctgccccccctccagTGGGGCACGGCAGGGGGGGGTGCTCCCGGAGGCCAGCTTTGCTCCTGCGGGGTCTGCAGGCTCCCCCGATTCACCCACAATGGCCCTGTATCTCGGTTCCCCAAATAA